TGTTGCCGGCCGTCGCCTGAATCGTGATTGCCGGCGGCGGCCCCAGGTCCATACTGATCTTCATGGTCCCCTGGTTGGCCGTGATCTCGATCTTCTTTGGGTCCATCACAATCTGCTGCGGCTGGAGCCCTGGCGCCGTGCTGGTCTTGATGGTGATGGACTGAAGCGCATCGTCGAACTCCACCGTGTGGCCGGTTGCCGGTGAGTCTTTCTTGCCTGTCTGGATCACGCGTTTCAAAATCTGCTGGGCAAAATCCGGCACCGGCGGTCTCGTCGTCATGCTCCACATTCCGCCCAGAACGTAGGCATCGCGCTCATCATTCTGGTTGAAAGCCACCAGCACCTCGTCGCCGATCTCCGGGACCCAAAAGAAGCCCCGTGAAGAGCCCCCTCCCAGACCCACGACTCTGGCCAGTGGATCGAAGGCCGGGCACGAGGGAACGTGGACCTCCACTCTTCCTTCGGAAAGAATGTTTATGTTGTCCTTGACAATCCCCGGCGCGATCGAATATCCCTCGGCGCGATGTTTTGTCGCGTCCACGCCTGAAACCCATTCCAGAAAACTGTTTGCCATTGCCTGCGTTTTCTCCTAAAAAATTCTTTGTCCCTGGACCCGGAACAAGCCGGACGCGCCTTTGGGCAGCGGGATGGAGCCGAACCAGACTTCCTTCCGCACCTGAAAATTGGTGCGATACCCCGAGCTGTCGAGCGTGTTCGTGACCGAGGTCACACGGTAAAGGCCGCTGAAGGTGTCCCCCAGGCCGTCAAAGTTGACCACCATGCCCGGCTTGATCGCAGGATTGCCGATGGTGCTGCCCGAGCCGGTAAGGCGGTTATTCAATCGCGGCAGCAATTCGCTCAGAATTTCCTGTAACGCGCGGGGAAAACCCGTCGGCTTGATGGAAATTGTCTTGGAGGCTTTTCCACCCAGGAGGGGACCCAAATCTCCCAGTCCCGGATAGATCGCGAGGTTGAATGCCGCACGATCGAAGTCCCAGGAGACGACGATCACAAACTCCATCTGCAGGCTTGCCACCCAGACCCGGGCTGTGACCCCGAAAATATCTCCTACGGTCGTGAGCCGCGGCGTAAACTCCAGCAGCGACTGTCCCCATTTCAAGTTCAGGCTGGCAGAGTAGTCCTGCACCAGGAACTGAAAGCGCAGGACGTACCCTTTCGGGTCCAGCGAATGGTCGATATACATCTCCCAGCCATTCGACTTGGAAATTTCACTTAAGAAATCGAAATCGCTTTCACGCAGCTGCCGCCGTACGCTGTACTGCGCCTCTTGCGGGGCCACCAGGTACGTCGCCAGCGTCATCAGGATAGAAAGCGCGCCGCCAACCGGATCAGGATATGGAATCAGGAGATTGCTTGCCGCCACGATCGAGTTCACAGCAACGTCCGGCAGCGGGAAGACCGCAGTCTTGGTGACCTTGAAATAAAAGGCGCGGTCGACTTTGCCGTGCGTAAGCCGCTGCAGGAAATCATGCGCTGTCACTTTCAGGGTCGGTATTCCGCTGCTGGGGAATGTCGGTTCCACCGCGGTAATCTCGCCGACAAAGACATCTTCCAGCGGGTCCGGCGCGTATCCGAGAGAAAGCTTCAGCCCTTTGTCGACGGCAAGCAAGGGATCATCCAGGAACCGCAGGTCCGGATTGGCGAAGGTAATCTCCACGCTGTCCGACCCCTGCATGGCGCTCTGATGGGTCACGCCCGTAATGGAGGCCTTCATGGCCGTTGGCAGGGGCGAACCGTCTACCTCGAGCTTGAACTGCGGCGCGTATTGGGGATATTTGGCCATCTATTTCATCAACTCCCCGGAATTTGGGTCGCGAAATGGCAATGAAGGAATGCGCAGCGGCTGGCCTACAAAGACGGACCTGGGGTCCTGCAGACCGTTGGCCAGGGCAATCGGGCGCCATAGCGTGGCATCCTCGTACAACTTTCCGGCAAGCGAGCTGAGGGTCTCTCCCTGCTCCACGATGTGGACCTTGCTGTAGTCGGCGGTCTGCAGGTTGTCCTGTTGGGCCTGCGTGGCGGCATCCACAAACTCGTTGAAGGTCACGCTCACGCGCGCGCGTACCGGCGTGCCGTCTTCCTGGAATTTGATGAATTTCTGATTGGCCCGCGCCAGCACGCAGCGGAATTGCAGCGACGCCCAGGTAACGCGCAGCACCGGAGGCGCATGCAGATTGGAATCGATCTGCATCAGGCTGACGATCTTCTGCGTCTCAAGCCGCACGTCCGTATGGGCATCCACGGTATCGAAGAACAGCTCCATCTCCAGCGTGCGCATGTTGCCGTGAACGAACTGCAGGATGGGCGCTCCGAGGCCGGGCACCGCCTGCGAGGCAAATGTGTTGTCCGTGTTGATCGTGTACTCTTCCGGGTTAAAGAGCACGTCAAACTGCGGACCTGCCGGGTCGATCGTGATTTTTGCCTTTTGCAGTGCCATCTTAAGACCTCAGATCCTTCCCAGCCTTTCCCGCCAGGCCACCATCCGGCGGTCCAACTGCCGGACGACCTCGTCAGTGATCTGGTTTACGTTGACTTGTGAAGCAACTCCCCGCGGGGCTGGGAAGGGATCGACATACGATTGCGCGTTTCTGCCGGCCGGCATCGGCTCCGGCGAAAATGTCTGCGCCGGCTGCGGCGCCGCAGCCGCTCTGGTCAAAGTCGGGCTTGCGCCGAACGCCGCCTCTTCTCGGCGTTGCTTGCTGCTCCTCACATAACTGAGCGGACTTGCGGAAATTTGCTGCAGCGGCCGTTCGCCGGTCGCCGCAAGCCGCTGGCGGATGCGGGCGCTCTGCAAGACCACCGGTTCCTGCAAGGGCCATGCGAAACGCGCGCTGCGCGCCGCAGGATGCCAGGTTGCTTGCCAATGCATGCCCGGTTTGGACATCAGGGCGATGCCGGCATTGTGGGCCAGGGTCGGAGCCGCGCCCAGGAACCGTTCGACGACCGACTCACTCCCTGACGGCGTCAACGGAACGGCCTGCCGGCGGTCCATGGTTTGCTGAGGTCGCGACGACAGGCCCCAACGCACCGTGGCATGCACCGTCAGCGCGGACAAGTTCACCTGCGGCAGCAGTTGCCTCAGCATCAACAGATAACTGTTGTGGTGGACCGGGCGCGCGAATACCGTGATCGGCCCGCCGTCGCGGCGGGCGGTCGTGGCATACCTGCTTGTGACCCCGGAGGCCCATCGCGACCAGCGGAGAGCCGGCGCCCGCCACCCGGAGCGCTCATACCGCGCAAGCAGCGCTCCGGAAATCAGGTCCGGCCGTTCTGTTTTATGCGAGTCTCGTCTCTTCAACTCTGGCATTTGTGCACTCGCTGTTTCTCCGCTCGTTGATCGAGGAAATTTCTTTGACCCACCGCTGACGGTCTCCGTGTTCCAGGTTCAGCACCGATTCCATCGGCCAGTGGAAGTGATAGGCAACGAAGGCTACCTCCTCGTACAGAGATTTCAAGGGGTAGCCTGATATCCCCCCTCGTGGTTCATCTCCACTTCGAACTTGTGCGTACATTGCGGACAGACCGCAGGCAGGCTTGCCCGGCCGTTGCGATTGATGCGGTTGTAGAGCTCCTGCAGATACGCAAGGTCGGCTGCATAGAGAGACTCGACTACCTTGGTTGTCGTCTGCCCCAGCGATCCGAGCCGGGTGATGACACGCGACAGCAGCACCACCACCAGGTAGGCCTGGTTCGTCTGCACCCTGGGGTCCTTCAACGGCAGAATCTCATCCGCGGCCGTGGCCAGCCGCATGACGCCATTCCGATGCAGATTGCCTTCAGTATCCAGATAGCCCAGGGGCAGTGTGAATTCATGTTCAGTCTGAAACATATGGGTCCTCCTTTGCTCCAAGCGCTGCATTGCCGTCGTTTTCTTTCGGGCCGGACAACATCATGGCCGCGACTGGAGTCATCGCGCCCGGCGCAGGCCTATGCCTGCTCCAGCCGCTCGCAGCTCACCGTGAGATTGTCAATCGCCACGTCATTGCCCTTGGCATTAAAGTCCGGGCCGTGGAATTTGCTCGGCCAGGCGTTGAAGAAATTCCATCGCAGCTTCTCTGTGCCGGTGTCATCCAGCAGGATGATGGAGCCGTTTTTTCTCTGGATCTGGCCCTTGACCGCGGCCAGATGCCAGTCGTAGAGCTCACGTGAATCGGTCACACCCCACTTCAGAGTGATGTCGGGATAGCTCACCTTCCCGGGGAGCTTCATTACCGTGGGATCGTTTCCGCCTTCGCGATACTCCACAACTTCAAGGTTGGACCCGAAGCCGCTGCACTCGGAGAAACCGGCTTGTACAATGCCGTCAATCTCCACGAGGAAACGAAAATTCTTGTAAGGATCGACTCGCTGTCCTGTTGCCATTTGATTCTTCCTCCTCTTTTATCCTTCCTGGACGCTCGGGCCGCCCGGCTGCTGGATGATGCGGAAGACCACGAACTCAGCCGGCGTGACCGGATAGATTTTTACTTCGATGACCAGCAGCCCAAGGGCCACCTGGCTGGGCGGATTCAACTCGGCGTCGACGCGGACTGAAAAGGCCTTGTCCGGGGTCGCGCCGACCAGGGCGCCGGAGCGCCATACTCCGGTCAGGAAGTCTGAAACCTGGCGTTTCAATTTCTGCCACAGCGGCAGATCGTTGGGTTCGAAGACGGCAAATTGCGTGCCCTTCTGGATGGATTCCTCGACAAAGGTCACGAGCCGCCGGACATTGACATAACGCCACGCGGTAATGCTTGCCGGGGCGACAGTGCGGGCGCCCCAAATGATCACGCCACGCCCCTTGAATACGCGCAGCACATTCACGCCTTGTTCGTTGAGAGGTCCCTGATCGAAGTCGTTCAGTGTGAGTTCCACTCCACGCGCTCCGGTGATTTTCACGTTGGCGGGCGCTTTATGGACGCCGCGGTCGTTGTCCGTCTGCGCGTACACCCCGGCCACGTGTCCTGACGGCGGGACCAGCAACTGCCCGTCGCCGGAAGGATCATCGATGTAAATCCAGGGATAGTAGAGCGCGGCGTACCCGTTGTCCGTGCTCAAATTGTTGCGCTGCGTAACCACGCCGTTGGAAGGTTGCGCTTTGGGTATGGAATCGATGATCGCAAAGCGGTCCTTCATCTTCTGGCAATGGTCGATCATGTACTGCTGGATCGAGGCCTGAATGGTGTTGTCGGCGCTGGCATCAGGGACGCAAAGGATGTTGACATCGTCGATCTTCTCCAGCGCGTCGATCCCCTTGCGATATTGGTTTGCATGCAGGGCGGTCAGATCTTCATCCACCCCGTTGGCCAGTGTCGTGGGTCCACCGGCCACTGGCATGTTGTTGGGTGGATTCGTGGGGCTGGGCGGATCGGTCAATTGCACCGTCACCGCTTGCGAGTCAACAATCTTGGCGAAATAGTGGCTGTGGCGCTTGTCCATGGCCAGCTTCAGGAATTGCTCTACGCTGACGCCCGGGGTATCGATCTTGAGGTCGAACTCCAGAGTGGCCACGGTGATATCGGCCGCGCTGTTGGGAAAGCCATTAACCAACGCCTTGGATAGGACCAGCAGCTTCGCCGCGCGCTGCACGGACTGGACGATGGCGTTTTCCTTGGTGCCGCCCAGCGTCAAGCTGATGTAGGAGCCGGGTTCGATTCCGGTGGCATCATCCACGCGCACGGTGGTCTGCCCGGGATTGAGATCGGCCACTCGGATCGTGCCCGCATTGGTATAGGTATTGGCGAGCGGGTCTTGGAGCGTGATGTTGACATCGTCAATGCGCGCGATCGTGGCGCGATCGCTGTTGGCGCCTTCTTGCAGAAATACAATATCTCCGGGAACGAATTTCGCCGCGTCCGCCGCCGAACCAACAACAGCCACAAGGGCGGAAGCGCTGGCCAAGGAGACCGAGACCCGGGAGACCTTCGTATTGGCGATGCTCGAATCGCTGACAGTGATCTTGATGGCATTGCCGGCGGTTCCTTCATTCACGGCCTGCACCCGGAGCGTCGGCTTGGGGGTGGCCGCACGATCGTTCAGATCTAGCCATGCCTGCACCCCGGTCCCGACGCGCACGAAGTAGCACGCTGATCCGCCGTTCTCGAAAAATCCGCTCACGGCGTGAGTCACGTACACCATTTTGGGATCGGTGATGTAGCCGCCAAACTTGTTCTGGAACTGGGTCCAGTTGGTGAGGAAGACCGGTTTGAACAGGTCTCCGCTTTCTGCTGGTCCTACGAACGCGGCTGTACTGGTTCCAACGCCAGCTATCGGTCCGGGCGGTGTTTCTTCCTGGATGTAAACACCCGGGGCTTTATTAAATGCGACAAAGCTTGACATTCCATCCTCCTTCGGAAACTTTGGTTACAGTGGCGTGAGAGATACGTCGTAATCTCCCGGGCGGCCCGGCACCTGCAGGACCGTATTCAAAAATGGCTGAAACCCTGTTGCAACAACACGCAATGTGTGCACACCCACATCCACGTGCGAGAACACAAAATGACCATCCTCATCGGTGGTCGTGCGCTGCCCCAGATCGAGCAGGTCCACCAAAGCTCCGGAGACGCGCGCACCCAGATTGCTCTTGACGTTTCCTCCGATCTGCATCCAGTTCTCGGGATTTTCCTGCCCCTGGGCAACCGACGAAGTCGCCGTCGTGACCAGGGACTTGGTGACGTCGGCAAATACCGGCACGCCAATCGTGACCGTGATGGTCAGCGAGGCGCGGAGCTTGTTGCCCACGGAGGTCCAGAACTCGGAGAGGTTCTTAAGCGCATCCGGATGGAGGGCGACCATCGGCAATGGGGGTTCCTGGCCCACCAGGTCGCCTTGGAGGAACGACGCCGGAATCGTGGGGTAGCGGGACAGCACTCGCAGCACCTGCCCCAGGAGCCGGTGCTCCTGCAGCGCCAGGTCCAGTCCGCCCAGCGGCCATGCGGTGACGAGGTAAGAACACGCAAGCCGCAATGGCGGAGCATGGACAATCGCCTGCCCGTTCGTGCGTTCGATGATCGGCTCATTGCTCCGCAAATCCAGGTCTTCCCGCAGGTCGTACAGGAAGAGGTCGACAGTCGTCCGCTTGATGGCGAAGGGATCAGTCGGGCGGTCAAACACGATGTCCGCCGCAGACAGCTCCGGGAAGTCCGCCGCCAATGCCGGATCCTGCAGGATCGCCCGTAATGTTTGACTCAATGTGTCGATCATCGCCAGTCACTCTTTTCCCTTGGGTTCCTCGCCCGCGGGTGCATGGCAGCAGCTCTGCTCAACGCAAGAACCTGGGCCAGTTCAGGAGCCAGAACTGTCTTTCGTTGAAACACGGGATTGGACGGGGCCGGTTCGTCCGTCCTCGTTGCTTCTCCGTGCAGGCCCAGACGTTCCGCGCAGGTCTTCCGCACCAGATAGACCGTCGGGGCAATAAGGCCAAGGCGCACCAATCTTCGAGCCATGGGGTGAAGAGTCAGCCAGCCCGCAACGGGCGGAGAGAGCCGGTAGTAAGCCGCGACAAACAATCGTCCTGCCCGCGTGGGCGCCAGGACTCGATCGCGGAAGCGGCGCAAGGTCTCCACCTCCGGCGCAAGCAACGACCCATAACACGCAGTGGCGATGAAGCACACCACAGCCCCAATGCACTCCCCGACGTCCGGTTCCTTTTCAAACTCTTTGGCAATTTCCCCCGCCTTGGGCGCCTCAAAAGAGAACTCCACGGTTTGCTCGAACAATGGGTTGTTGCTTATGAAGGACTTGTCACGTCCAAGGGCTCCGCAAGACTCACATCGCGTAAGCTTGCCGACGCTCTCTTTCACCGGCTTGTCTGAAACTGTCGCTCCGCCAAGGTCCACGTCATAGAATTCCAGGTCAAAAATCGACTCAGGCGGAGTCTCCTCGGTAAAGGGGATATGGAAGCGACCCGACGTGTCTTCAAAGCTGACCTTGAGAGTTACGTTGACATAGGTCTTCTTGCCGGCCTTCTCCAGGTCACGCAGTCTCCCGAGATAGCAGGATTTGACGATGCGTCCAATTTGCTTGGCTTCGGAGATTTCAAACTTTTTTCTGATCTGTTCCTGCATCCGCTTGCGCCGGTCTTTTTCCAGGTCCATCATCCATTGATTGATCTGCGTCTGGAATTTCTCGATTTTCGGCGCGACCACCAGTTCCCATACGACGACGCCCACCAGCATCATGATCTCCATCGCAATGTTCCCTACCGCGCCCAGCGCGCGCGCTGCCACCGTCTCTTCTTCAGCGGCGGCAACCACGCCGGTTCCGGCCAGCGATTTAGGCGACATCTTGGGAGTTGGGGGCTCCACGACCTTCGGCAGCACCGGAGATTTTTCCGCAAGGGCCTCTTCCACTGTTGGAGTCACCACTTTGGGCGGGGGAGTATTGATCCCGGCTTTAGGAAGAGCACCGGCGCCTTCGGCTTCAAGAGCGCCCACAGGGCCGGCGGGCGGCAGCTGAGCGCTGCGGTAGATTCCAGTTGTCTCCGGGTCAACGATGGTCAGCTTGGATTTCGGCGGGAGCGCGGTGCTTATATTAGGCGTGCCAGGGCGTGGCGCGTCGGCTGGGAATTCTCCCTTGATCGGGTCCCAGCGTCTTGTAGCGTCACATGCACCTTCACATGGGGCTTCTTCAATAAGCAGTGTGGCCTCTGGGATCTTTCGCTGGTGCATGATGGCGGCAGCATGGCCTTCCACGTGAGTTGAAATGTTTCCCTGGTGAGGCCCCCCGCCCGTGAAGGCTTCCCCTGCACCACGGGGAATGCTGCCGCGTTGGGTGCCGCCCCACGGGCCTCCATCTTCACCGCTCTTGACGTACATCTTTTCGCCGTCCGGCGTCTTAAGAACACCAACGATGGTGGGCTGGGCCTTTGTGGGCCTGTCCGGGAGGTTGAAAAACTTTCGCGCTTTTCTGATCTCCGCCCAGTCTTCCTCAGTAAGTCCCGCGGTTCGAGGCTTAGGGGGATCGGGAAAGCCGCGATGAACCCCCGGGGCGGTGTGAGACAAGTGCGGCATTGCGGCCCCGGACAAAGCCCGCTGTGCCGCAGAATCAGCTTCGCGCTCGGAGGCATCGCCGGGCTGGCTTATCTCCAGCAACTCGGTTCTCGACCCGGAAACCCGTCCCTGCTGAACGGTATGCGCAAGCTCGTGAGCTATCAGATGCCGGCCGCTCTCCGTACCGGGTGAATATTTGCCCTGTCCGAACGCAATGTCCCGGCCGACGGCGAAAGCCGACGCTGACACATCGTGCACAGCTTTATCGGCAGTCGAGTCAGTGTGGACTCGCACATCGCCGAAGTCATGAGCAAAACTGGACTCCATGAATGTCCGGGTAGACAGGTCAAGGGGTTCTCCTGGAGAGCGCAGAAGCGACTGGACGCTCGCCGGAGTCGGCGAGACTTGAGGGCCGGAGCCTGAAGCTCCTTCCGCATTGCGATGCAACAGAACCTGTTCTTCCTTTGACGCTGCGCAGGCGGAGCAGGGAGTTCCACTGTCTTCACAGGCGCACTTGCGCTGCAGCTTGAGGCCATTTCCTTCTCCTCCATGCAGGCATTTTCCCAAAGCCTGATTACCCATCATGCGCTGCAGCCGCATCATGGACGTGGCAAGGCCTTCCGCCCGCGGTCCATTGACCGCTACGGGCGCCACAGCCGAGGCGCTGTGTGCCGCGCTTTCCTTCGCGCTCCTTTGAACTGTTACGGCCTCGCCCACGGAAACTCCTTAGTTCTTGCTCCTGGCTGTTCCTTAAACCGGATTCAAAACAAACGGCACGTTAAGACAGCTGTATTTCCTGCACACTTCGGGACGGTCGGCATAAATACTGCATTTGCGGGCGCCGTCGAGATAGATACAGCTTCCATCAGGGTTCTTGACCACGGAATACTTCAGTCCCAGCTCCCGCATGCGCTTGCAGACGGCGCATTCGCACCCTTCCTCGAGCTGCTTGCATACATATTTGCCGCTTTTGGCCTCCTCTTCGCTCAAGCCGACGAATCCATACCCCGAGCAGCACACCGCGCCGCAGTGCGGCCGGCAATCGTCACACCTGCCGTTGAAATACACGGTCCGATTGATCAGCACGAAGGGGCTCGCGCCCGCCTGTCCTGATGCTCTGCCGGTCATCGAAAACTTCACGTCCATCGCTTGCACTCATCCCTTTCTTTTGTGCCAGTTCAATACTTGAAATTCACCTGCATAAGGGTCTTGCCACGGGCTCTTGAACTCGAGGGTGAAAACGTACGACGGCAACTCTTCCGGTGAGGTCGCGAAAGCCTTTGTCGGGCTGTGCACCAGCAACGTGATCTCTCCTGTGCCGGAGGGAAGAGAGCCCGAGAGCACCTGCAGCACTTTTGCGCGGACGCTCCAGCGCACCTTGCCTGAAGGATTTGGAAGCGCCTGCGCTTCGGATATCTGGAGCTCGATACGGAGCGGTTCGCTCATCTATTGCCTCCAATGAACCCGCCGGCCACCAACCCCACCACACCGCCGATGGCTGCGCCCACCAGCGCACCCACAGGCCCGAACAATGAACCAATCAACGCACCCGTACCAGCTCCGCCGAGTCCGCCAATCAATGCGCCCCATCCGCTGAACCCGACGCCTCCGCCCCCGCAAATGGATTGCAGGTAGGCCAGCACCGCCTGGTAAAACGGGATTTCAGCGCTGTAGGCATTGGCCTCGTCCGTGCCCCAGTCCTGCCCGTTGTTCCAATGAGATTGAAAGGCCGGGCTGCCTTTGCCAAAGGCTTTTTCCAGCGCCTGCTGGTGACCGTGGTGCACAGCTTCATGCAACTCCGTGCCCTTCTGCCATATCGGCCCGCAAGTACCCTTGACGGGCGCTACCTTCACTGCTCCGGTAGAGCTGGTGGTCCCGGCGACAGTGGTGGTAATGCCCCGCTTTGCCAACTCCGCATCATTGCATGCCTCCACATCAGCCCCGGTCTTGTTGGCCGGGTCTTTCGCACAGTCGGAGTAAAGTTTGGCCTGGAGTTTTGCCCACTCGATCTTTTCTGGAATCTCCGCTGCGCAACTGCACAGCGACTTATCAACATCAATGCCGGAGATTTTCTTCTGGCTCTTTGCCGGATCTCCCCCCGACTCCGGCAGGTTCATCGCCTTGTGAGATTTGCCGTCTCCTGCGCCGGTCCAATTTGGCAGTTGTGGAAGCCCACCGGCGGCGACGGACTGTTTGCGCCGGAAGCTGAGCTGCTTTTGATGGTTGGCTTCCGCTTTGCAATCATCGCAAGTACCGCCGCACGAGCATGGAGACTTTTCCGGCCGGTCTCCGGACAACAGAGCGCCCATACCGCGATTTCCAATGGTTTTGTGCAGATGCAGCAACGACCCGCCGGGACCCGATGGATGTGCCGGCGGAGTCGAATGAAGATCTTCCTTGTGTGATCTCTCCGGCTCAGCCGCCCGCTCCCGCCGTTTTTTCAGTGTCAGCATGATCGCTTCTCGCCGCTGCGCGGAACCTGCTTAGTGCATCAATGGCACAGCTACCCTTGACTTGCTCCACTCCTGCTCATTACAGCTACGTCCCAATTTCTGATACTCCCGCCTGGCAGCCCGGGCCAGATGATCCATAGCGATCTCCTGCTGTCCCTGGGCCGCAAAAAAGGCCGCTGAAAGCGCAATGTTGCGAATGTTTCCGCCGGCCAGCCGTATCTGGCGCGCCAGCATTGCGAAGTCGACATCTCCGGCGACAGGGGCATCTTTGGGAAATGCGACCTCCCAAATGCGGCGCCGGTAGGTTTCGTCAGGAAACGGAAACTCCACGATGGCCTGCAGCCGCCGGACAAAAGCATCGTCGAGGTTCTGCGCGAGATTGGTCGCCAGAATGCTAATGCCCTGGTACTCTTCCATTTTCTGCAGCAGGTAGGCGATTTCGATGTTCGCGTAACGATCATGCGAGTCGCGAACTTCCGAGCGCTTTCCGAACAAAGCATCCGCCTCATCGAAAAACAGGATGGCGTTGCTGTTCTCAGCCGCGTTGAAGACCGCTTCCAGGTTCTTCTCCGTCTCGCCAATGTATTTGCTGACTATCTGGGAGAGATCGATGCGATAGAGGTCCAGGTGCAGCTCGCGGGCAATGACCTCAGCAGCCATCGTCTTGCCTGTGCCGGGGGGCCCGGAAAAGAGGACATTTAACCCTTTACCCAGAGAAAGCTTGTCACCGAAGCCCCACTCGTCATAGACCACATGCCGGTACTGCGCCTGAACACAGATTTCCTTCAGCTGCTCCAACTGGTCTGGCGGCAACACAATGTCTTCCCAGGCGTACTTGGGTAGCAATTTGCGCGCCAGCTGGGTCAGCCGGTGCCCACACTGCGCTCGCACGGAAGCGAAGATCTCGTTCAGCCCCGGCCGGCTCTGGGCTGGAGAGGAAGAGTTGCGCAAGCTTTGCCAGCGGCCCAGATTGCACGCGGCTGCGACCGCCGCCTGAATCTGGGCCGGGGTCAGACGGAACGCCGCTGTCAGAGAATCCAGCTCCGAATCGCTCAACGCTGCGTCGCTGCTTCTTAAGCAATCGAGCCAGTACGCCCGGCGTTCTTTGAATTCAAGATACTCGAACGGAACGTTCACGACAGGGAAGCCGTCTTCCGCTTCCGCCGGAAAAGGCCCGGAGCCGGCCAGCACCAGCACGCCCGGATGGCGCAATGCGACCTCAAAAAGCTGGCGTTTAACCGCAGCGTGCTCTTCGCGGACAAAAGCGTCCAGACCAACAGCGTAAAGAACCGCACCCTTGCGCTGGGCTTCGCGAAAGAGCAGCAGCAGCAATTGTTCGGGATGGGACTTGATTTCCGCCAGCTGCCCCAGGTCGGCGACGAGCAACGGCCTGCCCAGAAAGAGCGCCAGCGCCTCCGCAGCTTTTCTCTTTCCCGATCCCGGCACACCCTGGAAGTACAACCGCAACGATTGCCCGTTTTCCTGCGTGCACTTCGCCAGTTGCGGCAAAACTGATTTGATCTCTTCGACCAGCGGAAGCTGCTGCCAATCCTCATTCGCCTCCACCAGCCGGGCCAACGGCTCGAGACGGGAATCCATGCCGGGCTCTCCCAGCATCTGGCTGATGATCTGCTCATCCACCTTGAGAAAACAGGACAGGAGCGCCGGCGCACCCTGATTGGAATCGGGAATGAGATGCAA
The Terriglobia bacterium genome window above contains:
- a CDS encoding DUF4157 domain-containing protein; the protein is MGEAVTVQRSAKESAAHSASAVAPVAVNGPRAEGLATSMMRLQRMMGNQALGKCLHGGEGNGLKLQRKCACEDSGTPCSACAASKEEQVLLHRNAEGASGSGPQVSPTPASVQSLLRSPGEPLDLSTRTFMESSFAHDFGDVRVHTDSTADKAVHDVSASAFAVGRDIAFGQGKYSPGTESGRHLIAHELAHTVQQGRVSGSRTELLEISQPGDASEREADSAAQRALSGAAMPHLSHTAPGVHRGFPDPPKPRTAGLTEEDWAEIRKARKFFNLPDRPTKAQPTIVGVLKTPDGEKMYVKSGEDGGPWGGTQRGSIPRGAGEAFTGGGPHQGNISTHVEGHAAAIMHQRKIPEATLLIEEAPCEGACDATRRWDPIKGEFPADAPRPGTPNISTALPPKSKLTIVDPETTGIYRSAQLPPAGPVGALEAEGAGALPKAGINTPPPKVVTPTVEEALAEKSPVLPKVVEPPTPKMSPKSLAGTGVVAAAEEETVAARALGAVGNIAMEIMMLVGVVVWELVVAPKIEKFQTQINQWMMDLEKDRRKRMQEQIRKKFEISEAKQIGRIVKSCYLGRLRDLEKAGKKTYVNVTLKVSFEDTSGRFHIPFTEETPPESIFDLEFYDVDLGGATVSDKPVKESVGKLTRCESCGALGRDKSFISNNPLFEQTVEFSFEAPKAGEIAKEFEKEPDVGECIGAVVCFIATACYGSLLAPEVETLRRFRDRVLAPTRAGRLFVAAYYRLSPPVAGWLTLHPMARRLVRLGLIAPTVYLVRKTCAERLGLHGEATRTDEPAPSNPVFQRKTVLAPELAQVLALSRAAAMHPRARNPREKSDWR
- a CDS encoding phage tail assembly protein, whose amino-acid sequence is MFQTEHEFTLPLGYLDTEGNLHRNGVMRLATAADEILPLKDPRVQTNQAYLVVVLLSRVITRLGSLGQTTTKVVESLYAADLAYLQELYNRINRNGRASLPAVCPQCTHKFEVEMNHEGGYQATP
- a CDS encoding phage tail protein, translated to MATGQRVDPYKNFRFLVEIDGIVQAGFSECSGFGSNLEVVEYREGGNDPTVMKLPGKVSYPDITLKWGVTDSRELYDWHLAAVKGQIQRKNGSIILLDDTGTEKLRWNFFNAWPSKFHGPDFNAKGNDVAIDNLTVSCERLEQA
- a CDS encoding phage tail sheath subtilisin-like domain-containing protein, which codes for MVYVTHAVSGFFENGGSACYFVRVGTGVQAWLDLNDRAATPKPTLRVQAVNEGTAGNAIKITVSDSSIANTKVSRVSVSLASASALVAVVGSAADAAKFVPGDIVFLQEGANSDRATIARIDDVNITLQDPLANTYTNAGTIRVADLNPGQTTVRVDDATGIEPGSYISLTLGGTKENAIVQSVQRAAKLLVLSKALVNGFPNSAADITVATLEFDLKIDTPGVSVEQFLKLAMDKRHSHYFAKIVDSQAVTVQLTDPPSPTNPPNNMPVAGGPTTLANGVDEDLTALHANQYRKGIDALEKIDDVNILCVPDASADNTIQASIQQYMIDHCQKMKDRFAIIDSIPKAQPSNGVVTQRNNLSTDNGYAALYYPWIYIDDPSGDGQLLVPPSGHVAGVYAQTDNDRGVHKAPANVKITGARGVELTLNDFDQGPLNEQGVNVLRVFKGRGVIIWGARTVAPASITAWRYVNVRRLVTFVEESIQKGTQFAVFEPNDLPLWQKLKRQVSDFLTGVWRSGALVGATPDKAFSVRVDAELNPPSQVALGLLVIEVKIYPVTPAEFVVFRIIQQPGGPSVQEG
- a CDS encoding phage baseplate assembly protein V — encoded protein: MANSFLEWVSGVDATKHRAEGYSIAPGIVKDNINILSEGRVEVHVPSCPAFDPLARVVGLGGGSSRGFFWVPEIGDEVLVAFNQNDERDAYVLGGMWSMTTRPPVPDFAQQILKRVIQTGKKDSPATGHTVEFDDALQSITIKTSTAPGLQPQQIVMDPKKIEITANQGTMKISMDLGPPPAITIQATAGNIALKAPAGQITLDAAQINMTATANVNVQSTGPCALQGMPLRLNS
- a CDS encoding LysM peptidoglycan-binding domain-containing protein; this encodes MALQKAKITIDPAGPQFDVLFNPEEYTINTDNTFASQAVPGLGAPILQFVHGNMRTLEMELFFDTVDAHTDVRLETQKIVSLMQIDSNLHAPPVLRVTWASLQFRCVLARANQKFIKFQEDGTPVRARVSVTFNEFVDAATQAQQDNLQTADYSKVHIVEQGETLSSLAGKLYEDATLWRPIALANGLQDPRSVFVGQPLRIPSLPFRDPNSGELMK
- a CDS encoding Pvc16 family protein, which gives rise to MIDTLSQTLRAILQDPALAADFPELSAADIVFDRPTDPFAIKRTTVDLFLYDLREDLDLRSNEPIIERTNGQAIVHAPPLRLACSYLVTAWPLGGLDLALQEHRLLGQVLRVLSRYPTIPASFLQGDLVGQEPPLPMVALHPDALKNLSEFWTSVGNKLRASLTITVTIGVPVFADVTKSLVTTATSSVAQGQENPENWMQIGGNVKSNLGARVSGALVDLLDLGQRTTTDEDGHFVFSHVDVGVHTLRVVATGFQPFLNTVLQVPGRPGDYDVSLTPL